One part of the Janthinobacterium sp. 17J80-10 genome encodes these proteins:
- a CDS encoding multifunctional CCA addition/repair protein has translation MKIYTVGGAVRDGLLGLPVQDRDYVVVGATPADMLAQGFTPVGKDFPVFLHPQTHEEYALARTERKTAPGYKGFVFHADADVTLEEDLRRRDLTINAIAQAEDGSLTDPFNGQADLAARIFRHVSDAFAEDPVRILRLARFAARFADFTVAPQTLQLMQQMVAAGEVDALVPERVWQELARGLMEAAPSRMFEVLRACGALARILPELDALWGVPQPEKHHPEIDTGVHVMLALDCAARAGYSLPIRFAVLAHDLGKGVTPSENWPAHHGHEAHSVELVEQACQRLKIPNECRDLAVMTAREHGNVARAPELRANTVVKLFERCDGFRKPQRFVDMLCAAQCDQRGRTGFEEQAFPQADYLEALLAAARHVDAGAVASQFAGQPQKIAEAIHAARVAAVAAAITATTNN, from the coding sequence ATGAAGATCTATACCGTCGGCGGCGCAGTGCGCGACGGCTTGCTCGGCCTGCCCGTGCAAGACCGCGATTATGTCGTGGTTGGCGCCACACCCGCCGACATGCTGGCACAAGGCTTTACGCCCGTGGGCAAGGATTTCCCGGTCTTTCTGCATCCGCAAACGCATGAGGAATATGCGCTGGCGCGCACCGAGCGCAAGACCGCGCCGGGCTACAAGGGTTTTGTCTTTCATGCCGATGCCGACGTCACGCTGGAAGAGGACTTGCGCCGGCGCGACCTCACCATCAACGCCATTGCCCAGGCTGAGGACGGCAGCCTGACGGACCCCTTCAATGGCCAGGCGGATCTTGCGGCGCGCATCTTTCGCCATGTCTCCGACGCCTTTGCCGAAGACCCGGTGCGCATCCTGCGCCTGGCGCGGTTTGCGGCGCGCTTTGCGGATTTCACGGTGGCGCCGCAAACCCTGCAATTGATGCAGCAGATGGTGGCGGCCGGCGAAGTCGATGCATTGGTGCCGGAGCGGGTCTGGCAAGAGCTGGCGCGCGGCTTGATGGAAGCGGCGCCGTCGCGCATGTTCGAAGTCTTGCGTGCCTGTGGGGCCCTTGCGCGCATCCTGCCGGAGCTGGATGCCTTGTGGGGCGTGCCGCAGCCGGAAAAACACCATCCCGAAATCGACACCGGCGTGCATGTCATGCTGGCGCTCGATTGCGCCGCGCGCGCAGGATATTCCCTGCCGATCCGCTTCGCCGTACTGGCGCACGACCTCGGCAAGGGCGTCACGCCCTCGGAAAACTGGCCCGCCCACCATGGCCACGAGGCGCATAGTGTGGAACTGGTCGAGCAAGCCTGCCAGCGCCTGAAAATCCCCAATGAGTGCCGCGACCTGGCGGTGATGACGGCGCGCGAGCATGGCAATGTCGCGCGCGCGCCGGAATTGCGTGCCAATACGGTGGTCAAGCTGTTCGAGCGATGCGATGGCTTTCGCAAGCCGCAGCGTTTTGTTGACATGCTGTGCGCTGCCCAGTGCGATCAGCGCGGTCGCACCGGTTTTGAAGAACAGGCATTTCCACAGGCAGATTACCTGGAAGCCCTCCTGGCGGCGGCGCGTCATGTCGATGCAGGCGCAGTTGCAAGCCAGTTTGCCGGTCAGCCGCAGAAAATTGCCGAAGCTATCCATGCTGCACGGGTTGCCGCAGTCGCCGCGGCAATAACGGCAACGACGAACAATTAA
- a CDS encoding glutathione S-transferase family protein, producing MQSTELDPTLAQTLSDAGKNQLTLVIANKNYSSWSMRPWVVLKAFGIPFREIQVNLGQPGTADDIARYSAAGRVPVLLHGEITIWDSLAICEYLAEQFPEKHLWPTNVAARATARSICAEMHSGFGDLRQAMWMNIRARFPGKGRTPGAQGDIGRISEIWEDCLSQFGHHEYLFGAFSVADAYFAPVVMRFATYGVTLAPALQAYCERVTAHPAVAEWIAAALTEPFAVAKYDTYP from the coding sequence ATGCAATCCACCGAACTTGATCCTACTCTGGCACAGACCTTGAGCGACGCTGGCAAGAACCAGCTGACCCTGGTGATCGCCAATAAAAACTATTCGTCATGGTCCATGCGGCCCTGGGTCGTCCTGAAGGCCTTCGGCATCCCTTTCAGGGAAATCCAGGTGAACCTCGGACAACCCGGCACGGCAGACGACATCGCGCGTTATTCCGCAGCCGGACGCGTGCCGGTGCTCTTGCACGGCGAAATCACTATCTGGGATTCTCTGGCAATCTGCGAATACCTGGCCGAGCAATTCCCGGAAAAGCACTTGTGGCCGACCAATGTTGCCGCGCGCGCCACGGCGCGCAGCATCTGCGCTGAAATGCACTCCGGCTTTGGCGACTTGCGGCAGGCGATGTGGATGAATATCCGCGCCCGCTTTCCCGGCAAGGGCAGGACGCCGGGCGCGCAAGGCGACATTGGCCGCATCAGCGAGATCTGGGAAGACTGCCTGTCGCAATTCGGTCACCATGAATACCTGTTCGGTGCATTCTCGGTTGCCGATGCCTATTTTGCACCGGTGGTCATGCGTTTTGCCACCTATGGCGTGACGCTGGCGCCGGCGCTGCAGGCCTATTGCGAGCGCGTCACCGCCCATCCGGCAGTGGCGGAATGGATCGCCGCAGCGTTGACCGAGCCCTTTGCGGTGGCGAAATACGATACCTATCCATGA